The Malassezia restricta chromosome I, complete sequence genome contains the following window.
cggcctcgtccacgactCCGCCTTGTTCCACGCTGCGGCGGTGCagacgacggcgtcgaagacgacgacatgTCGCACGACGCAAACAAAAAAAAAAAGTGACCAATTTTTCCACATGCATCCAAAGAAACGCACTTGCAGCCATCTTCCACCTCGCCACACCTACCGAGGCTCTACGGagaccatgtcggccgtgcgaagtgcagcgcatccgcctGTTCGCCTGGTTCCAATCTCGCCTGCTGCTTTACAGCCGCCTAGCGCTGTTGTAAAGATGAACTGTCCACCGGCACTTCAGTACCGCACGCAACTATTCTCTCTGTCTTTATACCCCTTACACGCACGAATTGACCAGCCACGCCAGAATCGCATGCCACCCGTTCTCGGTCCGCCATGGCTGCCATTTCCACCTTCACCAGATACGCATAATGCGCGGCATATAAGGCGATACCGCGAGCTCATGTACGATATCGAGCACAAGACGCCGCGTCTTTATGCCTCCATCCTCATCAGCAAAAAACGTGTACATAAGCACGCGGTTGTGCGCAATAGGTGCCGTACGCGCCTTATGGCTGCACTGCAACAGCTTATACGACGAGAAAAGGATATGCCTGTCCATTCTTGTACGTATGATTGTACTTACGTGCCAGTACATGCCTACATTTTTTTTGGAACGAGCTACTTGTTTTCCGCCGAGTCTGTTGTCATCGAGCAAGAAGTGCGTCGCGCTTTACTCGCGGTCGGAagcaaggcgctgcgtctgaCCGCCAGGCACCCATCACGATCGAAGCCCCTGTAGGGCATGTGATTGGGTACGAGGCTCGTGTGGCCTATCACGTGACGCACATGTGCGTGCGTCCGGTTTTGTCAGACTCGTCATTTGCACGAGGCCACCTATCGTGAACGAAGCGCGCCGATCTGCCGCGTGGGCACACCGTTTTTCCACCACACATCTCACTCGCGTTGCCCTTGTCCCCTCCGTTCTCATGTCCCAGCCCACGAGCACAGGTGTACAGGCACATCGCGGAGCAGAAAAGCTTGAGCAGGACACGAAAGGCGAGTCGGGTCTCCCGCAGCCTGCCGTTCACTCGCAGCGGCCCAACAAGCGCGTGTTGCACCCGTCGATCATCATTGCCATTTGGATCGCGTTTAGCAGTGGCGTCATTGTGTACAACAAGTATCTTCTTGTGAATCTCCACTTTCCGTACCCTGTATTCCTTACGACGTTCCACATGGCTTTCGCTGCTGTGGGCACGCGCTTGCTCGCCCGGTATACGAACTTGCTGGATGGACTAGCTAATGTGGACATGACTATGGAGCGCTGGTACCGAAACATTTTGCCGATTGGTGTGCTGTTTTCGGCTAGTCTGATTCTGAGTAACATGGCATACCTGCATCTGAGTGTGCCGTTTATCCAGATGCTGAAGGCGTTCACGCCCGTGGCCGTGCTGATCATCTCGTTCTCATTTGGTCTGAAGCAGTTGTCCACTACACTTACGGCGATTGTCGTCATGATCTCGTTCGGTGTGGCCACTGCGTCGTACGGTGAGCTGGAATTCAACATGACCGGCTTTATCTTCCAGGTGCTTGCTATTGCTTTCGAGAGCACGCGTCTCGTCATGGTTCAGGTGCTTCTCCAGGGTCTTAAGATGGACCCACTCGTGAGTCTTTACTACTTCTCGCCTGTGTGTGGTGCGCTTAATATGATGGTCTTGCCGCTCCTCGAGGGCCTCCAGCCATTCCGTGCACTTGCTCAGCTTGGTCCCCTTGTGCTCTTGTCGAATGCAGGCGTCGCCTTTGGTTTGAATGTGGCTTCTGTGTTTTTGATCGGTGCCGCTTCGTCGCTTACGCTCACGCTCGCCGGTGTGCTCAAAGATATTCTGCTCATTATCGGCTCCATGTGGATCTTGGGCAGCACTGTCACAGGCCTCCAGTTTGTTGGCTATGGTATCGCTCTCGCTGGTCTGGTCCTGTTCAAGACCCACAAGGGATAATTTTCGTCTGCATATTCCCTTGGCTTCACAGCCATCCTGTCTTTTTCTCTTCTTCTATCGCTTGCATTAATTTTCGTAGATATCCACATCACGCGCACAATGCACTCGTCGTTTCTTGGATTCGCGGTGCGTGTCAGGACTGGGCTTttcgtccagcacaagGCATGTCCATGGTACCTGCTTGGCGGCGGCTGTGGACGATTCCTGCACCACCACCTCGTGCTTTGCCTCGTCCACACCCAGAAGCTGTACCGTCCACACGGCGCCCTGCATCTTGATGCGCACAGGCATGGGGAATGCGAGCGCACGTAGCTTGTCACGCACAGCCTCGTGACGCCGTTGCATGTCGATGGCACGCCGATGAGGATTGTGTGCGCGGCACAACACCACGGCACGCTCTTCCGGAGCATCTGAGGACGAGCGTACACCCTCGAGCTGATCGGCCGTCTCGCGCGCACAAATATCCAGCAGCCATCCGCTTGTTTCGTTGAGGGCACAGCTCACATGCACTGCATGCACGCAGCGGCCCTTGGTGCACTGGATCTTGGCACCATGCAAGCGGTCTGCTGGATCGGTGCACACTTGACATTTGAGGGTCCATCGCGAGCGTTCAATGGTGGCTGCACCTTGCACCTGTGACGAAGCATCGACCCATGTTTCGGGCAGAAAACAGGCACACAAGCGATGCGCCATGTACGGCGAAGCCGACGCGGAAAGTGACTTTTTTGcgttcgtgcgctcgagggccgCACAGGCCTCAGCTGGGACGGGCACGAGGGTATCCAAGGAGGTATCATGGGGACAAAAGATGCACTTGTGGCCTAGCGCAACAGGTTCTGACTGCTGCTCCGTGGGCCACCATGCGTTCACGTCGAAGTGCACGCTCTCTTGTGCGAGCGGACAGCGGCAGTAGTCTGCGCGTCGGCCGATCTCGATCCAGGTCGGGAGCGCAAAGTTGACGCTCTCGGCGCAGTTGAAGCCGAGATTGTAGCCAGAGTGGTAGCCATAAGGGTACGTAATGACAAATTCATGTGCAtgctgcacgaggcgcagtGGCTGGATGCCATGACTCGCGAGCACCGATGGCGACACGAGGAACGATTTGTGGCGCAGAAAGTGCGCACACTTGCGCGCCTCTGCCGGGAACGTTGATGCCATCACCGACTCGAAGCGCTTGCGGTCGGCCTGGCGGATGGCGTACCACTGCTTTGGTGCGCCGAAATGAATATAGTTGATCGAGTAGAGGTCCATGTCTTCCACGTGCCACGCGaacgacgcacgccacaTGCCAAAGTACAGGTACGGCGTCGTGACGCCTGGCAGTGCGCATTTGAGTGTGCGAGATAGCAGGCTATCAAGCGTGCCGACATTCCATTGCGTAGTGCGGTCATCGAATAGGGTGCCCTGTTGATCCGCGCCGtacatgggcggcatgccgaGATTCAGGGTGCGCCAGTATTCAGCCTCGATGGCACGGCAGGACGGCACGTCCCAATCCCGCACAGATACGTGGTGACCTGCATCACGTTCGGCGTCGGTGAGTGCCTCGTTCAGCCAGCCGTGTTCAAAGTCAAAGGTGTCCCAGTCTTGGGGCGTCGTGGCCTTGCATTTCGGCACGGAACGCTGCGAGGCCTCGCGACTGAGGCCGCCACTGCGCGTGAGTTTGCCGGGAGCATCGATCGGTGGTGCATCGCTGGAAGTGTATGATCTCGAGTGCTGATGTGCCACTTCTGCCGCTCGGTTCGCGGCGACTTGGCGGCGTatgcgcgacatggccggcCCGCGCTGGCACATGCATAGATCGGACCACTGCTTGGCGTCGTATGGCTTGGCACGCGTCACATTCGTCTGCTTCCACCGGCCAGGTCCAGCGGCGAGAAAGTGCTGGGTGATGGCGTGGCGGATGCGCACCTTGCcgagatgcgcatgcttTGGATCAGCATCGGGACGCAGGCGCGGTAGAGCCTCGACCCACtcgcgcggcggcacgatCTTGACGATGCCTGTCTGCATGCCCCATGCATCAATGGCCTGACAGAAGGCATAAAAGTCGGCAAACTGCGCCATGGTCGGCTCGAATACCGGCACGCCCGGCAACGATGCAGAGGGATTTGCATCCGGCCCTGCAGATATATGCGCTTCGGAGTCTGTGGCGTAAAAATACGACGGCTGAATGGCCTCGCAAGCCATGGCCACCGGCGTCGGGGGTGCCTGAGACGTGGGGGACCGagagacgcgcgtccttTTTTTGCTTAGTCACATAGGGCACGGCTTTCCTCGCTGCGTGTCTTGCTCTGTCGGccgccatgtcgacgagtGCGAAGACTGCGGGGCCGGCGTCGAAGCCGCACGACTACAAGGCCCACTTTACACGCACGCGAGGCAAGTATGACACGGCGATGGAGCGCAacgcggcgctgcaagGTGCTGCGGCGAAGATGATCGCCAAGCAGCAGAAGCTGCAGGAGGAGCTAGATTTCCTTCTCGACGCGATCCACGACGTCGAGAccaaggcacgcacggGCGATCTCGTCTTTCGACCGATCGCTATCCcgccgcagcgcgatgAGCCCGTGACCGCGGCCAAACCCAAAGCTCCTAAGAGGGCGCGCGCCAAACCCCGTCGTCAGCCCCGCGCTTCGACGGCCGCGGTCACCGAGTACTCTGACGATGATGTGCCAGCGCAGCCAGAGCACCGGCAGGACGGtgatgccgaggcggatCATACGGACGCCGATCCATCGGTGACCATGCAGCCTATCGACGACATGCCCTCATCGACGCCAGAGCACGACGCCTCCGCCAAGCGACCacgcgacgacggcgaaTCACCTGACGCACACGTACCTGATGACGACCACGGCTCGCCGAAGCGGCCGCGTCTGTTTGTAGCCTAGTCTCGAAGCCCAGGGGCCTCCCTCCACACTAccatcatcgtcgtcatggcCTTCCTCCTCAGGCACGGGCGGTGGGGCGTGGCGTGCCCCCGATTCGTGCGTGCGTACGCCCAGCGTGTGGCGCAGTATAGGCCGCTGCCTGACCCGAGTGTTGCGTGGCGTGCGGACGAAGCGGAggaggcgcggcgcgtcgcgctccagcggcacatgccgtttgccgaggcggatgctgtggcgctgcctgcgatgcacgcctcgctcgcgcatatgcgcgccgagcgcacgaaACTCGAGAATGAGCAGCAACACATCGGAGCTACGATACCAAGGCTGGCGCAGTCCCAGGGCGATCCTGAGCGCCTCATGCAGCTtcgtggacgtgcgcgGGAGCTGCGGACGgtgctgcgtgagctcagtcagcgcatcgacgatgcgagtgcgcgctcgctcgagATCCGCTCGGCGTGGCCGAACCGCATGCATCCCGACGTGCCGATCGGGCCCGAGTCGGCCTCGCGTGTCGTggtcgtgcacgatgcacGGGCGGGTGCCTCGGCGCTCCCTGGCGTCTCCCTGCCGTGCTCGCAGCACGAGTTTGATGCGTGCATGGAGCAGGCCCTCGTGCCGCGGCCTGAGCGTGATCACCTATCTCTCGCCCATGCTATGCCggacggcggcgtcgatATGGCGGCCGGCCTCACGACGACTGGCCCATCGTGGCCGTACCTGATCGGCACGCTGTcgatgctcgagcatgcgctgtGCCAGTATGCGCTACATGTGGCGCAGAAGCATGGATTTGTGCCCGTGTCCGTGCCGGACGTCGTCAAGACGGATATAGCCGAGCGGTGCGGATTCCGACCGCGTGAcgaagcggcggcgcagacgTACTTTGTCGAtacgcggcgcgacgtgagCGACGCGGCGGGCCTGTGTCTGGCAGGCACGGCTGAGATCCCACTGGCGGCCCTCGTCGCGAAGCACAcgtacgatgcgcgcgGTCCCTCCGGCAcgggcgacgtgcggcacatggcgctgcCGATCCGCCTCACGGCCCTGGGCCATGCGTTTCGCGCGGAAGCGGGCGCTCGTGGTGCAGATACGCGCGGACTCTACCGCATCCACCAGTTCTCGAAAGTCGAGCTCTTTGCCGTGACGACGCCGGACGAGAGCGATCGGatgctcgagtcgctgcgtGAGGTCCAGCAGGACATGGTCGAGGGCCTGGGCCTGCTGTATCGCGTGCTGGACATGTCGTCGGAGGAGCTCGGCGCGAGTGCGTACCGCAAGTACGATATCGAGGCGTGGATGCCGGGCCGCGGAGCGTGGGGCGAAATATGCTCGGCGTCCAACTGCACGGACTACCAGGCGCGGCGACTCGCGATCAAGTACCGCGACGCCGAGAGCGGCAAGAACACGTACGCCCACACGCTCAACGCAACGGCCGCCGCGATTCCGCGtctgcagctcgcgctcctcgagaCGTACGcctcgacgcgcctcgccctGCCATCGACGCTTCGTCCGTTCTGGCTCGGCGGACCGAAGGACCCGCGTGTCGAGTGGATCGATctgcgcgcgccatcgaccatcgctcgcgcacacgcgcagctgcgtgccatCGCACAGCGCACCGGCGCGAAGCCTGCGCCCCTCCTCCTCGCCTTTGCGatcctgcacgagctgaCGGCACTCGTGCCCCTCTTTGTGCTCGCGTTCGTGCTCACCACGCTCGGAGCCGGCGACGCGATCCTCAGGAGCATCGACGCGGCCATTCAGCacgtggcgccgtcggaGCACGACCGCCTCTCGGCGTGGATCGACCGTGGATCGCAcatggcacggcgcctgtcccaccgcctcggcacAGACGCATCGGCGAACCCGGCGGCCTGGCTCACGAGCCTCACGGCCTCGTACGTCGTCGTCAAGCTGCTCCTGCCCGTCCGCATCGCCGCCTCCCTCGCCCTCGCACCCGTCACCGCCCGCGCCATGGTCCGGTGCTGGCGGCGTACATAGCCTCTCCACCTGTCGGCACGGCCTTTTTCATGCTGGTGGCCATTGTGGGCCTGGCGTGTGCAGGCAAGACGGCCGTAGCCGAGTACCTCGAAACGCAGCATGGATTCCAGCGCATTACACTGAGCGGCGAAGACGGTCCGACAGACTTTGCCTCGCCTGACGCCATGCTGCACCATGTCACGGCGC
Protein-coding sequences here:
- a CDS encoding DUF250 domain membrane protein, giving the protein MSQPTSTGVQAHRGAEKLEQDTKGESGLPQPAVHSQRPNKRVLHPSIIIAIWIAFSSGVIVYNKYLLVNLHFPYPVFLTTFHMAFAAVGTRLLARYTNLLDGLANVDMTMERWYRNILPIGVLFSASLILSNMAYLHLSVPFIQMLKAFTPVAVLIISFSFGLKQLSTTLTAIVVMISFGVATASYGELEFNMTGFIFQVLAIAFESTRLVMVQVLLQGLKMDPLVSLYYFSPVCGALNMMVLPLLEGLQPFRALAQLGPLVLLSNAGVAFGLNVASVFLIGAASSLTLTLAGVLKDILLIIGSMWILGSTVTGLQFVGYGIALAGLVLFKTHKG
- a CDS encoding DNA damage-responsive transcriptional repressor, with the protein product MACEAIQPSYFYATDSEAHISAGPDANPSASLPGVPVFEPTMAQFADFYAFCQAIDAWGMQTGIVKIVPPREWVEALPRLRPDADPKHAHLGKVRIRHAITQHFLAAGPGRWKQTNVTRAKPYDAKQWSDLCMCQRGPAMSRIRRQVAANRAAEVAHQHSRSYTSSDAPPIDAPGKLTRSGGLSREASQRSVPKCKATTPQDWDTFDFEHGWLNEALTDAERDAGHHVSVRDWDVPSCRAIEAEYWRTLNLGMPPMYGADQQGTLFDDRTTQWNVGTLDSLLSRTLKCALPGVTTPYLYFGMWRASFAWHVEDMDLYSINYIHFGAPKQWYAIRQADRKRFESVMASTFPAEARKCAHFLRHKSFLVSPSVLASHGIQPLRLVQHAHEFVITYPYGYHSGYNLGFNCAESVNFALPTWIEIGRRADYCRCPLAQESVHFDVNAWWPTEQQSEPVALGHKCIFCPHDTSLDTLVPVPAEACAALERTNAKKSLSASASPYMAHRLCACFLPETWVDASSQVQGAATIERSRWTLKCQVCTDPADRLHGAKIQCTKGRCVHAVHVSCALNETSGWLLDICARETADQLEGVRSSSDAPEERAVVLCRAHNPHRRAIDMQRRHEAVRDKLRALAFPMPVRIKMQGAVWTVQLLGVDEAKHEVVVQESSTAAAKQVPWTCLVLDEKPSPDTHRESKKRRVHCARDVDIYEN
- a CDS encoding seryl-tRNA synthetase, with translation MAFLLRHGRWGVACPRFVRAYAQRVAQYRPLPDPSVAWRADEAEEARRVALQRHMPFAEADAVALPAMHASLAHMRAERTKLENEQQHIGATIPRLAQSQGDPERLMQLRGRARELRTVLRELSQRIDDASARSLEIRSAWPNRMHPDVPIGPESASRVVVVHDARAGASALPGVSLPCSQHEFDACMEQALVPRPERDHLSLAHAMPDGGVDMAAGLTTTGPSWPYLIGTLSMLEHALCQYALHVAQKHGFVPVSVPDVVKTDIAERCGFRPRDEAAAQTYFVDTRRDVSDAAGLCLAGTAEIPLAALVAKHTYDARGPSGTGDVRHMALPIRLTALGHAFRAEAGARGADTRGLYRIHQFSKVELFAVTTPDESDRMLESLREVQQDMVEGLGLLYRVLDMSSEELGASAYRKYDIEAWMPGRGAWGEICSASNCTDYQARRLAIKYRDAESGKNTYAHTLNATAAAIPRLQLALLETYASTRLALPSTLRPFWLGGPKDPRVEWIDLRAPSTIARAHAQLRAIAQRTGAKPAPLLLAFAILHELTALVPLFVLAFVLTTLGAGDAILRSIDAAIQHVAPSEHDRLSAWIDRGSHMARRLSHRLGTDASANPAAWLTSLTASYVVVKLLLPVRIAASLALAPVTARAMVRCWRRT